A part of Anaerolineales bacterium genomic DNA contains:
- a CDS encoding GNAT family N-acetyltransferase, with protein MMELITPRLLIREFTELDFPALREIDSQPEMHTYERELPDEQATRLSLQEFIREQQELPRTCCRLAITIPPEDTVRGIIKLSRQWATIREWEVGWAVHPDDWGKGIATEAAWNLIDWGFRELQIHRIVAFCHVENNASIRVMEKLGMHRDGRLRETRWLDGKWNDELLYAILDREWEAEQKPRQAG; from the coding sequence ATGATGGAGCTGATCACACCCCGACTATTGATAAGAGAATTCACGGAGTTAGATTTTCCTGCCTTGCGTGAGATCGACTCCCAACCCGAAATGCATACCTACGAGAGGGAGCTGCCTGATGAGCAAGCTACACGGCTGTCTTTGCAAGAATTCATCCGGGAGCAACAAGAGCTGCCCCGCACCTGCTGCCGTCTGGCGATCACCATTCCACCCGAGGATACTGTCAGGGGCATCATCAAGCTCTCCAGGCAGTGGGCAACCATCCGCGAATGGGAAGTAGGTTGGGCAGTCCACCCGGATGATTGGGGGAAAGGAATTGCAACCGAAGCAGCCTGGAATCTGATTGACTGGGGATTCAGGGAGTTGCAGATCCACCGCATCGTTGCATTCTGCCATGTGGAAAATAATGCATCGATAAGGGTGATGGAGAAGCTAGGCATGCACCGTGACGGCCGGCTGCGGGAGACGCGTTGGTTGGATGGGAAGTGGAACGATGAGCTCCTGTATGCCATCCTGGATAGGGAGTGGGAAGCGGAACAGAAACCCCGCCAGGCTGGTTGA
- a CDS encoding 2,5-diamino-6-(ribosylamino)-4(3H)-pyrimidinone 5'-phosphate reductase, which translates to MLIKIIRPYVILNVAVTADGKTDTYKREAASISSTEDMHRVDQLRASVDAILVGGRTLMENDPRLTIKSAELQEQRIRQGLTPNPTKIGVITQAELAPGCRFLIFGPAEKMIFTTRQTSQEQINGLEKLGASVFIMGDERVDLIEMMHQLWQAGIRRVLVEGGGTLNSELLRLQLVDKINIYLAPMIFGGKTAPTFVDGLGFNSEEAVRLKLSGIEQLTGDGIVLHYLPIYEESTSSTQ; encoded by the coding sequence ATGTTAATAAAAATCATACGCCCGTATGTTATCCTGAATGTAGCGGTCACTGCAGATGGTAAGACCGATACTTACAAGAGAGAAGCCGCAAGCATATCCTCCACAGAAGACATGCACCGCGTGGATCAGCTACGAGCCAGTGTGGATGCTATCCTGGTCGGAGGCCGGACGTTAATGGAAAACGATCCCAGGCTTACGATCAAGTCTGCCGAGTTGCAGGAGCAACGCATTCGGCAAGGTCTCACTCCAAACCCGACAAAGATCGGAGTCATCACACAGGCTGAGCTGGCACCTGGTTGCCGCTTCCTGATCTTCGGGCCTGCGGAGAAAATGATCTTCACCACCCGCCAGACGAGCCAGGAGCAAATCAACGGGCTTGAAAAGCTGGGTGCCAGCGTGTTTATCATGGGTGACGAGCGAGTGGATTTGATCGAAATGATGCACCAACTGTGGCAGGCGGGTATCCGCCGGGTGCTGGTCGAGGGCGGAGGCACGCTCAACAGCGAGCTCTTACGCCTGCAGCTGGTGGATAAGATCAATATCTATTTGGCGCCCATGATTTTCGGTGGTAAAACGGCACCGACGTTCGTCGACGGCCTGGGTTTCAACAGCGAAGAAGCCGTCAGACTAAAATTATCCGGTATCGAGCAACTTACAGGTGATGGGATCGTACTTCATTACCTTCCCATTTATGAAGAAAGTACATCTTCAACACAATAG
- a CDS encoding D-ala-D-ala transporter subunit: protein MSSLPAITVEPEIQSTRTSRHVLNVILRDPLSLISTIVIIVFILIGIFAYQVAPYPGQGAGKTNVPTSLCPPSIEHPFGCDKLGRDVLSRVIVGARPALIVPIGVVLFAVLIGAPLGAIAGYKGGWVDEVIMRITDLFLAFPSLLLAMAIASALGRGLQNAAIALIVSWWPWYTRLVRGVTISLKERYFVEAAQAIGVRDSVIILRHILPNTISAILVQATVDLGTVILAMGGLAFLGLGTQPPSPDWGLMVSEGRTYILEQWWISTFPGLAIFVVVLAFNLLGDTLRDIFDPRQYR, encoded by the coding sequence ATGTCATCCTTACCTGCAATAACCGTTGAGCCCGAAATCCAGAGCACCCGCACCTCCAGGCATGTGCTGAATGTCATCCTGCGTGACCCCCTTTCGTTGATCAGCACCATTGTTATCATTGTTTTTATCCTGATTGGAATATTTGCCTACCAGGTGGCACCTTACCCTGGGCAAGGTGCGGGGAAAACCAATGTGCCAACTTCGCTGTGCCCACCTTCTATAGAGCACCCATTCGGTTGTGACAAACTCGGCCGGGATGTACTCAGCCGTGTAATCGTGGGGGCGCGCCCTGCCTTGATCGTACCCATCGGTGTGGTGCTGTTCGCGGTGTTGATCGGAGCACCCTTGGGAGCTATCGCCGGTTACAAAGGCGGCTGGGTAGATGAAGTGATCATGCGCATCACCGATCTATTCCTGGCTTTCCCATCCCTCCTGCTGGCCATGGCCATTGCCTCCGCCCTGGGCCGGGGTCTGCAAAACGCCGCTATTGCCCTGATCGTTTCATGGTGGCCCTGGTATACGCGACTGGTGCGTGGCGTCACGATCAGCCTGAAAGAGCGCTACTTTGTGGAAGCAGCCCAAGCGATCGGTGTGCGTGATTCAGTCATCATCCTGCGCCACATCCTACCCAACACAATCTCCGCCATCCTCGTCCAGGCCACGGTTGACCTTGGAACAGTCATCCTGGCAATGGGCGGTCTGGCGTTTTTGGGTTTAGGCACGCAGCCTCCTTCGCCCGATTGGGGCCTGATGGTCTCGGAAGGTCGTACCTACATCCTGGAACAATGGTGGATCTCAACCTTCCCAGGCCTGGCGATTTTCGTCGTCGTACTGGCCTTCAACCTGTTGGGCGATACGTTGCGTGATATCTTCGACCCGAGGCAGTATCGATGA
- a CDS encoding peptide ABC transporter permease, with protein MRRLEYIIRRLITSIFVLIGVSIITFALARVIPSNPAVLYIGPKARAEDIARVTAQLGLDKSLPEQYYIYMRDLLHGDMGTSISTKRPVLTELTTRLPATLELLFTGMLLAVLIGVPMGVLSARWQGKPTDIFVRTVSIIGVSLPAFYLGLLLQILFFRRLDLLPLAGRFSNELRFTNPIDPVTNFLLIDALLMRNWIAFKDVVFHLILPALTLAAYPAGLVARMTRATMLEVLEQDYIRTARAYGIRETVIVYLYALKNAISPSLTVIGLTFAYALTGTFFVEIIFNWPGLGLFTVHSLLNIDYPAIMGITLYGATMYVLINLGVDLLQAWIDPRVSLK; from the coding sequence ATGCGCAGACTTGAATACATCATCCGGCGCTTGATCACTTCAATATTCGTGCTGATCGGGGTATCGATCATCACCTTTGCGCTGGCGCGGGTCATCCCCTCCAACCCGGCGGTGTTGTACATCGGCCCTAAAGCGCGGGCCGAAGATATCGCCCGGGTGACTGCACAATTAGGGTTGGATAAGTCTTTACCAGAGCAGTACTACATTTACATGCGTGACCTGTTGCATGGTGACATGGGGACATCAATAAGCACCAAGCGCCCGGTTCTAACAGAGTTGACAACCCGCTTGCCCGCTACCCTGGAACTGCTTTTTACCGGCATGCTGCTGGCTGTGCTCATCGGCGTGCCGATGGGTGTACTGAGCGCCCGCTGGCAGGGGAAACCAACCGATATTTTTGTCCGCACTGTATCCATCATCGGCGTTTCTCTGCCTGCTTTTTATCTGGGACTCTTGTTGCAAATACTATTTTTCCGTCGGCTGGACCTGCTACCCCTGGCAGGCAGGTTCAGTAATGAATTACGCTTCACCAATCCGATCGACCCGGTCACGAATTTCCTTCTGATCGATGCTTTGCTGATGCGCAACTGGATCGCTTTCAAGGACGTGGTTTTTCACCTAATTCTCCCAGCGCTCACCCTGGCAGCCTATCCAGCAGGCCTTGTAGCCCGCATGACGCGCGCCACCATGCTCGAAGTGCTGGAACAGGATTACATCCGTACCGCCCGCGCCTATGGCATCCGGGAGACAGTGATCGTATATCTATACGCATTAAAGAACGCGATCAGTCCTTCGCTCACCGTCATTGGCCTGACTTTCGCCTATGCCTTAACCGGTACTTTCTTCGTCGAAATTATATTTAACTGGCCCGGATTGGGCTTATTCACTGTCCATTCCCTGCTGAATATCGATTACCCCGCCATCATGGGCATCACCCTGTATGGGGCCACCATGTATGTGCTCATTAACCTGGGAGTTGATCTGCTCCAGGCCTGGATTGACCCGCGTGTTTCTCTGAAATAA
- a CDS encoding peptide ABC transporter ATP-binding protein, translating to MSTLLEVRDLYLEFKTSRGDLKALNGISFDVQKGEVLGLVGETGCGKTVTGLTILRLLARSARITRGEILLDGTDLLTLPKAEMEKARGSQVAMIFQDPSSSLNPVFTIGDQMIRVIRRHTPLSKSGAKAHASIMLQAVGLPDVQRILESYPHQLSGGQQQRVMIAMALSCRPRLLIADEPTTALDVTIQAQILKLLKELQQQFDISAILITHNLGVVAQTVDRLVILYAGRVVEIGTKHQVFKNPQHPYSRGLMEAVPRLGDRGRKMAVIPGVVPSNPGALPGCPFAPRCQYAFERCTQEVPPLYQITEGHNSACFLVDPENPKAVSA from the coding sequence ATGAGCACCTTGCTGGAAGTACGCGACCTGTACCTCGAGTTCAAGACCTCGCGGGGTGACTTGAAAGCCTTGAACGGCATTAGTTTCGATGTGCAAAAAGGCGAGGTACTTGGTTTGGTAGGCGAGACAGGCTGCGGTAAAACCGTCACAGGGCTGACCATCTTGCGCTTGCTGGCCCGTTCAGCACGCATCACTCGTGGGGAGATCCTGCTGGATGGCACTGATCTGCTAACGCTTCCCAAGGCTGAAATGGAGAAGGCGCGTGGTAGCCAGGTAGCCATGATCTTCCAGGACCCCAGCTCATCGCTTAACCCTGTGTTTACCATTGGCGACCAGATGATCCGCGTCATCCGGCGCCATACGCCGCTCTCAAAAAGCGGGGCAAAGGCCCATGCTTCGATCATGCTTCAGGCGGTTGGCTTACCCGACGTACAGCGTATTCTTGAAAGTTACCCCCACCAGCTATCTGGCGGGCAGCAGCAACGGGTGATGATTGCCATGGCCCTCAGCTGCCGGCCGAGGCTGCTTATCGCGGATGAGCCCACAACAGCCCTGGATGTGACCATCCAGGCACAGATACTCAAGCTGCTGAAAGAGCTCCAACAGCAGTTCGATATTTCAGCCATCCTGATCACGCATAACCTGGGGGTGGTGGCTCAAACCGTCGATCGATTGGTGATCCTGTATGCTGGAAGGGTGGTAGAGATTGGTACCAAACACCAGGTATTCAAAAATCCGCAACACCCCTATTCACGCGGGCTGATGGAAGCAGTACCCCGCCTTGGAGACCGGGGGAGAAAGATGGCCGTCATTCCTGGTGTGGTGCCTTCCAACCCCGGAGCCCTGCCCGGTTGCCCGTTTGCCCCGCGTTGCCAGTATGCCTTCGAACGCTGCACACAGGAAGTGCCCCCGTTGTACCAAATCACAGAAGGCCATAACAGTGCTTGCTTCCTGGTGGATCCTGAAAACCCAAAGGCGGTAAGCGCATGA
- a CDS encoding ABC transporter substrate-binding protein, translated as MKPNRLVIFILLAVVLLMTACGGQTATPAATEAPVTPPTAEVKPTEVPPTEVPPTEVPKPEPTKAPTVLRIALTANFTTWDPVKSFSTEAAYMANMYEQLLRINPPSAAERFTPLLAESWESSADGLTWTFHLRQGVTFHDGEPMTANAVKLSIEAAKDHGGASFIWLPLDTIETPDDYTVVFNLSYSAPMDLIASSLYGAWIISPKALEAVAADGAYYETGKEAGTGPYMLDSFTPDQEVVFKKFDNYWGGWQPNNYDIVLVQIVPEATTQQQLLEGGEVDLAGTIPTQNLTSFDGNPDYKVYREKSFFNYVGFFNVLRPPLDNPLVRQALSYAIPYQDIIDIAVTGLGTQSRGPVPEGVWPWSDQVTQYTYDLDKAKELLTQAGYPDGGFSIRLTHASENPAETLFAPLIKDSFAQIGVDVTIEPILFSQQWEQAKADPANAQDMFLLLYWPTYSDAGSDNLWSMFYGAEAAPHLNVTAFNLSYWYDPEYNTTLDKAIGETVTDPTASQQDYITAMNYLVDKAPGVFFFDTMAAYVIPNHIAGFEYNLNYPFTPFWFYQLTPAQ; from the coding sequence ATGAAACCTAATCGTTTGGTCATTTTCATTTTGCTGGCGGTTGTGCTTTTGATGACCGCTTGTGGCGGGCAGACGGCTACCCCTGCTGCAACTGAGGCACCGGTTACCCCGCCCACCGCTGAAGTAAAACCCACCGAAGTGCCCCCGACGGAAGTGCCTCCCACGGAGGTACCCAAACCAGAGCCCACCAAGGCACCCACAGTGCTGCGCATCGCCCTGACAGCCAACTTCACCACATGGGATCCGGTCAAGTCCTTCTCTACTGAAGCGGCTTACATGGCAAACATGTACGAGCAGCTCCTGCGCATCAACCCTCCAAGCGCTGCTGAACGTTTCACCCCCCTTCTGGCGGAGAGCTGGGAATCCAGCGCGGATGGCCTGACATGGACCTTCCATCTACGCCAGGGCGTCACCTTCCATGATGGTGAGCCGATGACCGCCAATGCGGTCAAACTGTCCATCGAAGCTGCCAAGGATCATGGTGGTGCCTCCTTTATCTGGCTGCCCCTCGATACCATCGAAACACCCGATGACTATACGGTAGTCTTCAACCTGTCCTATTCTGCACCAATGGACCTGATTGCCTCTTCACTCTACGGCGCCTGGATCATCAGCCCCAAAGCCCTGGAAGCCGTGGCAGCCGATGGAGCCTACTATGAGACAGGTAAGGAAGCTGGGACTGGCCCCTATATGCTCGATTCCTTTACCCCCGATCAGGAAGTGGTGTTTAAGAAATTCGATAACTATTGGGGCGGCTGGCAGCCAAACAATTATGACATCGTCCTGGTGCAGATCGTGCCAGAAGCCACCACTCAGCAGCAACTGCTTGAGGGTGGTGAAGTTGACCTGGCAGGCACCATTCCGACCCAGAACCTGACCTCTTTCGATGGTAACCCGGATTACAAGGTGTATCGCGAAAAGTCATTCTTCAATTACGTTGGCTTCTTCAACGTCTTGCGACCACCGTTGGATAACCCACTTGTGCGACAGGCGCTCTCTTATGCGATTCCCTACCAGGACATCATCGATATTGCTGTGACTGGGCTTGGCACACAAAGCCGAGGCCCCGTCCCTGAGGGCGTATGGCCGTGGTCTGACCAGGTGACTCAATACACGTATGACCTGGACAAAGCCAAGGAATTGCTGACCCAGGCAGGTTACCCCGATGGTGGTTTCTCCATTCGTCTAACGCATGCCTCCGAAAACCCTGCTGAAACCCTGTTCGCCCCGCTGATCAAGGATTCCTTCGCCCAAATCGGTGTCGATGTCACCATCGAGCCTATCCTGTTCAGCCAGCAATGGGAGCAAGCCAAAGCTGACCCGGCTAATGCCCAAGACATGTTCCTCCTGCTCTATTGGCCAACCTACTCCGATGCCGGTTCAGACAACCTGTGGTCAATGTTCTATGGCGCTGAGGCAGCCCCTCACCTGAATGTGACCGCCTTCAATCTGTCGTACTGGTACGACCCGGAATACAATACTACGCTCGACAAGGCTATTGGTGAAACAGTGACCGATCCTACTGCCTCCCAGCAGGATTACATCACAGCGATGAACTACTTGGTTGATAAGGCTCCAGGTGTATTCTTCTTTGACACCATGGCTGCCTACGTCATACCTAATCACATTGCCGGCTTCGAGTACAACTTGAACTATCCCTTCACGCCCTTCTGGTTCTACCAGTTGACTCCGGCGCAATAA
- a CDS encoding VOC family protein, with protein sequence MTNHTIVHIELAAKDRKALSKFYADVFGWEIEHIDGMNYTTFKAGDGVGGGFNPVTDQNPAGTVIVYINTDDVTASLNQVMKAGGTILVPEMEIPNTGKFGIFRDPQGNMIGLFKSYPMP encoded by the coding sequence ATGACGAACCATACGATCGTACATATTGAGTTAGCAGCAAAAGACCGCAAGGCATTGAGCAAATTTTATGCCGATGTGTTCGGCTGGGAGATCGAGCACATTGATGGTATGAATTACACAACGTTTAAGGCTGGGGATGGCGTGGGTGGAGGTTTCAATCCAGTAACCGATCAGAATCCGGCTGGGACAGTGATCGTTTATATTAATACCGATGATGTCACCGCTTCACTAAATCAGGTGATGAAGGCGGGCGGAACCATCCTGGTTCCTGAGATGGAAATCCCCAACACTGGAAAATTTGGTATATTTCGCGACCCACAGGGGAATATGATAGGATTATTCAAATCCTATCCGATGCCCTAA
- a CDS encoding glucosyl transferase — translation MGMTKPMRILIATSTYAPARNGQAVFTTNLAEGLVARGHPVLVVVDSSHRKGLHTFRNGVEVVELPSIGLNLFDAGVNFTPFPGNQVRQLINKFQPDIVHIQDHYPVCRAALHIARQLGIITVGSNHFIPENLAPYIPGYSLTKPLIDWALWHWMLETYGHLDAISAQSCAAAEILSHQGLAMPVSAISCGLDVSRYKFDPLTDRQAYQQRYGLDHTKTIFMFLGRIDGEKRIELLIKTMQQLPRDDIQVVIAGKGRAEDKLHIMAANLLANKKIVFTGFIPDEDLPGLLNSVDIFVMPSEAELLSISTLEAMACGLPVLVADALALPELVRQGENGYCFKAGDVDDLAGYMILMADHPERWPAMGLVSRKIAMEHSLDHVINEFEQLYQRLVERTSVIPSKQPTKMPLKA, via the coding sequence ATGGGCATGACTAAACCGATGCGCATCCTGATAGCTACTTCAACCTACGCCCCAGCCAGGAACGGGCAGGCTGTTTTCACTACCAACCTGGCAGAAGGGCTGGTTGCACGTGGGCATCCCGTGCTGGTGGTTGTGGATTCTTCTCACCGAAAAGGTTTACACACCTTCCGAAACGGTGTTGAGGTGGTAGAGCTTCCCTCGATTGGCTTGAACTTATTCGATGCTGGGGTGAACTTCACTCCCTTTCCAGGAAACCAGGTACGTCAATTAATCAACAAGTTTCAGCCAGACATCGTTCATATTCAGGACCATTACCCGGTTTGCAGGGCTGCTCTGCATATCGCCAGGCAATTGGGAATAATAACTGTCGGCAGTAACCATTTCATCCCCGAAAATCTTGCTCCGTATATCCCTGGATATTCCTTAACCAAGCCGCTGATCGATTGGGCTTTATGGCATTGGATGCTAGAAACCTATGGCCACCTGGATGCCATATCTGCTCAATCCTGTGCAGCAGCCGAGATTTTATCCCACCAGGGACTGGCGATGCCCGTCTCTGCCATCTCCTGCGGCCTGGACGTGAGCCGGTACAAGTTTGACCCACTGACAGACCGCCAGGCCTACCAGCAACGCTATGGTCTTGATCACACGAAGACCATCTTCATGTTCCTGGGCAGGATTGATGGTGAGAAACGGATCGAATTGCTCATCAAAACGATGCAGCAGCTGCCGCGGGACGATATCCAGGTGGTGATTGCCGGGAAAGGCAGGGCTGAAGATAAGCTGCATATAATGGCGGCTAATTTACTGGCTAATAAAAAAATTGTGTTTACCGGTTTTATCCCTGATGAAGATCTGCCCGGATTATTGAATAGCGTAGATATATTCGTGATGCCCAGCGAGGCTGAGCTGCTCAGCATTTCCACGCTGGAAGCCATGGCATGTGGGTTGCCGGTGTTGGTGGCCGATGCCCTGGCTTTGCCAGAACTGGTGAGGCAGGGAGAAAATGGGTATTGTTTTAAAGCTGGGGATGTAGATGACCTGGCAGGTTATATGATCCTGATGGCTGACCACCCTGAACGATGGCCAGCGATGGGCCTGGTCAGCCGGAAGATTGCCATGGAGCACAGCCTTGATCACGTCATCAATGAGTTTGAGCAGCTTTACCAGCGGCTTGTCGAGCGCACATCTGTCATACCCAGTAAACAGCCAACTAAAATGCCACTGAAGGCATGA
- the ribA gene encoding GTP cyclohydrolase II has product MPLSHMQIKEILEENACHECEGFGKDHICVSIASIADLPSRFGDFQVVAFYNNRDGKEHAAFVHGDITDRENVPVRMHSECLTGDVAGSLRCDCRDQFEAAMRMIGQMENGVLLYLRQEGRGIGFTNKIRAYSLQDAGYDTVQANLALGFRDDERDYSVAAHMLESLKIRSIRLMTNNPLKLNELTRFGVKVTERIPLVIPPNPYNEFYLRTKAEKSGHLMTFPKDVHFMEQIDRPVIEGMSKEQISAWQDSDLGDHVTDNKN; this is encoded by the coding sequence ATGCCATTAAGTCATATGCAAATCAAGGAGATCCTGGAAGAGAACGCCTGCCATGAGTGTGAGGGGTTTGGCAAGGATCATATCTGTGTATCGATCGCCTCCATTGCCGATTTACCGTCACGCTTCGGCGATTTCCAGGTGGTGGCTTTTTACAATAACCGTGACGGCAAGGAACACGCCGCCTTCGTCCACGGGGATATCACCGACCGTGAGAATGTACCGGTACGGATGCACTCAGAATGCCTGACTGGCGATGTGGCAGGTTCATTGCGCTGCGATTGTCGCGACCAGTTTGAAGCAGCCATGCGCATGATCGGGCAGATGGAGAACGGTGTTTTGCTTTACCTGCGCCAGGAAGGCCGCGGTATTGGCTTCACCAACAAGATCCGTGCGTATTCGCTACAGGATGCCGGCTATGATACCGTCCAGGCTAACCTGGCGCTGGGCTTCCGCGATGACGAGCGTGATTATTCCGTGGCAGCCCACATGCTGGAGTCGCTCAAGATCAGGTCAATTCGCTTGATGACCAATAACCCACTCAAGCTGAATGAACTCACCCGCTTCGGAGTGAAGGTCACCGAGCGTATTCCCCTGGTCATTCCTCCCAATCCGTACAACGAATTCTACCTGCGGACCAAAGCCGAAAAATCGGGTCACCTGATGACCTTTCCTAAGGATGTACACTTTATGGAGCAGATCGACCGGCCCGTGATCGAGGGCATGTCGAAAGAGCAGATCAGCGCCTGGCAGGATAGCGACCTTGGCGACCACGTAACTGATAATAAGAATTAA
- a CDS encoding carbon-nitrogen hydrolase family protein, with protein MSRLFGIAGVQMQVVAFDAQATVDKMKEIATNLTLSFPWVQLIMFHELVVPGLDQFVSSQDRDWRVKNSETIPGPLTEKLCDLARSLNRWLIPGSMYEVDGDKLYNTALVISPQGEVIRKYRKMFPWLPYENGVTPGNEFCVFDIPDVGRFGLCICYDMWFPEVARTLIWKGAEVILQPTLTPTSDRELELVMCRANALFNQCYFISVNGVGTWGGGRSTIIDPDGRILQEASTNQTILTEMIDLDHTTRTREFGTIGLAQTLKQLRDSDMTFPIYEDGSLAKGAFANLGVLKYHRQLEVGVNNK; from the coding sequence ATGAGCCGATTATTTGGTATTGCTGGAGTCCAAATGCAGGTGGTGGCGTTTGATGCCCAGGCTACTGTGGATAAAATGAAGGAAATTGCTACCAACCTGACTCTATCTTTCCCTTGGGTACAGCTGATCATGTTCCATGAGCTGGTAGTGCCCGGTCTTGACCAGTTTGTGAGCTCGCAGGACCGTGACTGGCGGGTAAAGAATTCTGAGACCATCCCCGGCCCGCTTACCGAAAAGTTGTGCGACCTGGCACGTAGCCTGAACCGCTGGCTGATCCCAGGTTCAATGTACGAGGTGGATGGTGATAAGTTATACAACACCGCCCTGGTAATTTCACCCCAAGGAGAGGTCATCCGCAAATATCGCAAGATGTTCCCGTGGTTGCCGTATGAAAACGGGGTAACACCGGGAAATGAGTTCTGTGTTTTCGATATCCCGGATGTGGGTCGATTTGGCCTGTGCATCTGCTATGATATGTGGTTCCCAGAGGTGGCACGTACCTTGATCTGGAAAGGCGCTGAAGTTATCCTTCAGCCGACGCTGACTCCAACCTCTGACCGTGAGCTGGAATTGGTCATGTGCCGGGCAAATGCCTTATTTAACCAGTGCTACTTCATCAGTGTCAATGGCGTCGGCACCTGGGGTGGTGGCCGATCAACAATCATTGATCCGGATGGGCGCATTTTACAAGAAGCCTCCACCAACCAGACTATCCTGACCGAGATGATCGACCTGGACCACACCACGCGCACCCGGGAGTTCGGTACCATTGGCCTGGCCCAAACCCTCAAGCAGCTACGTGATTCGGATATGACCTTCCCCATCTACGAAGACGGCAGCCTCGCCAAAGGTGCCTTTGCCAACCTGGGTGTGCTCAAGTATCACCGCCAACTGGAAGTGGGGGTCAATAACAAGTAA